The Candidatus Liberimonas magnetica genome window below encodes:
- a CDS encoding phage antirepressor protein, which yields METRIAVFRGKQVRRTLYNNEWWFSVVDVCSVLTESVNPGSYWRKLKQRLVEEGSQVVTFCHGLKLEAQDGKKYETDCSNTKGIFRIIQSIPSPKAEPFKQWLAKVGYERVQEIENPELAMHRMRALYEKKGYPKEWVDKRVRGIAIRQSLTKEWDNRGAQTDLEYAILTNDIMEGAFGLKVDDYKKLKKIDRENLRDHMNDIELILTMLGEAATTKITRDRDSKGMPKLRKDAQDGGAVAGRTRKDIELQSGKPVVSKENYLGTRKKKKLGRG from the coding sequence ATGGAAACAAGAATTGCAGTATTTAGAGGTAAACAGGTAAGAAGAACACTTTACAACAATGAATGGTGGTTTTCAGTTGTTGATGTGTGCAGTGTTCTTACAGAAAGTGTTAATCCTGGTTCATATTGGAGAAAGCTAAAACAAAGGCTTGTTGAAGAAGGAAGTCAGGTCGTGACATTTTGTCACGGACTGAAATTGGAAGCTCAGGATGGCAAAAAGTATGAAACTGATTGTTCAAATACCAAAGGTATTTTTCGTATTATTCAGTCAATACCGTCACCTAAAGCAGAACCTTTCAAACAGTGGCTTGCAAAAGTAGGTTATGAACGGGTGCAGGAAATAGAAAATCCGGAACTTGCAATGCACCGTATGCGTGCTTTATACGAAAAAAAAGGATATCCCAAGGAATGGGTCGACAAGCGTGTGCGCGGTATTGCCATCCGCCAGAGCCTGACAAAAGAGTGGGATAACCGCGGCGCACAAACAGATTTGGAGTATGCCATACTTACCAATGACATTATGGAAGGCGCTTTTGGCCTTAAGGTTGATGATTACAAGAAACTTAAAAAAATTGACCGTGAAAATCTTAGAGATCATATGAATGATATAGAGCTTATTCTTACCATGCTTGGAGAAGCGGCTACAACAAAAATTACCCGGGACAGAGATTCAAAAGGTATGCCGAAACTTCGCAAAGACGCACAAGACGGCGGCGCTGTAGCCGGAAGAACAAGAAAAGACATAGAACTCCAATCCGGCAAGCCAGTTGTTTCAAAAGAGAATTATCTTGGTACAAGAAAAAAGAAAAAACTTGGGAGAGGGTAA
- a CDS encoding pilus assembly protein: protein MKTYNKGTLKSIKGQALIENVLLLPVLIVIIFMITFFSRLVLTKQQLTVAARLGSDLIAYTEMDEEGIKNEIIDYLCGKDVLGRKLDKDKLKIKVNIDRFPKLDISNVNKLFEILDNFYNPCDHTSSVEIQYEFYTPKIFSAWDTYIPGKKLADKICVSARSEVLAGTGA, encoded by the coding sequence ATGAAAACTTACAATAAAGGCACATTAAAATCCATAAAAGGACAAGCTTTAATAGAGAATGTTTTATTATTGCCGGTATTAATAGTAATTATTTTCATGATAACTTTTTTCTCCAGGCTTGTTTTAACAAAACAGCAGCTTACCGTAGCTGCCCGCCTGGGCAGTGACCTTATTGCATATACTGAGATGGATGAAGAAGGCATTAAAAACGAGATAATTGATTACCTTTGTGGAAAAGACGTTTTGGGAAGAAAACTTGACAAAGATAAATTAAAAATTAAAGTCAATATAGATCGTTTTCCAAAACTTGATATTTCAAACGTTAATAAACTCTTTGAGATACTTGATAATTTTTATAACCCATGCGATCATACTTCCTCAGTTGAAATACAATATGAATTTTATACACCGAAGATATTCTCGGCCTGGGATACATATATTCCTGGAAAAAAACTTGCAGATAAAATTTGTGTTTCTGCAAGATCAGAAGTTCTTGCAGGAACAGGAGCCTAG
- a CDS encoding Flp family type IVb pilin codes for MLKRFWNDESAQGMVEYILIVALVAAVVVVAFKLFGTKIRDMFSDTTKKLTQE; via the coding sequence ATGCTTAAAAGATTTTGGAACGATGAAAGCGCTCAGGGTATGGTTGAGTACATCCTTATTGTAGCACTTGTTGCGGCAGTAGTAGTAGTTGCGTTTAAACTATTTGGTACAAAAATCAGAGATATGTTTAGTGACACAACTAAAAAATTAACTCAAGAATAG
- the dinB gene encoding DNA polymerase IV, with amino-acid sequence MSRYLRSFWLLLKGFHMFLNDKLATNNFCPVQNNFTDKNDDRVVFLIDMNSYFASVEQAANPALRGKPVAVCGKGRTVIVSPSYEARKFGVKTGMNLYEVKKLCPGITLVQGNLEKYLDTSYKIHKILLDFTDQVEVYSIDECFLDVTHLVKGGRNEVAIAKDIKKRIKQDLGLLCSVGIGPNKMIAKLASNMQKPDGLVQIKKENIPILFSKLCVENMKGIGIGRKLSKALVVLNINTAKDMADAPISLLTSHFGVLGYHLKRMGKGEDDSRVKRYSESEQIKSFGHSHTLAKDTFNLNLLRSYLRMLSEKVGVRLRAAGYTGKAITLTVRYSDFYTFTRNKSLKHCIKSGYDIYTCACSIFDKLLPLKKPVRLLGVSISSLIIDGKQLYLLKDIDKQQKITCVMDSINDKYGEFTLKPLSLLKID; translated from the coding sequence ATGTCACGTTATTTAAGGAGCTTTTGGCTCCTGCTGAAGGGGTTCCACATGTTCTTAAATGATAAATTAGCGACCAATAATTTTTGCCCTGTTCAGAATAATTTTACTGATAAAAATGATGACAGGGTTGTTTTTCTTATAGATATGAACTCCTACTTTGCTTCTGTCGAGCAGGCGGCTAATCCCGCTTTGCGGGGAAAACCTGTGGCTGTTTGCGGCAAGGGAAGGACTGTGATCGTTTCGCCGTCGTATGAAGCAAGGAAATTCGGTGTAAAGACAGGGATGAACCTGTATGAGGTAAAGAAGCTTTGCCCGGGTATAACCCTTGTACAAGGCAATCTGGAAAAATATCTTGATACGTCATATAAGATACATAAAATATTGCTTGATTTTACAGACCAGGTAGAGGTTTATTCCATAGATGAATGCTTCCTTGATGTTACGCATCTTGTAAAAGGCGGGAGGAATGAAGTAGCTATAGCAAAGGACATAAAAAAAAGGATAAAACAGGACCTCGGGCTTTTGTGTTCGGTAGGCATAGGCCCCAACAAGATGATAGCCAAGCTTGCAAGCAATATGCAGAAACCTGACGGGCTTGTTCAAATTAAAAAGGAAAATATTCCTATCTTGTTTTCAAAGCTTTGTGTTGAGAATATGAAAGGCATAGGGATAGGAAGAAAACTTTCAAAAGCTTTGGTCGTTCTTAATATTAATACAGCAAAAGATATGGCGGATGCTCCAATAAGTTTGTTGACTTCCCATTTCGGAGTGCTCGGGTACCACTTAAAAAGAATGGGGAAAGGCGAAGACGATTCCAGGGTCAAAAGGTATTCGGAATCTGAACAGATAAAATCTTTCGGGCACAGCCATACTTTGGCCAAAGATACATTTAACCTTAATTTATTAAGGTCGTACCTTAGGATGCTGTCTGAAAAAGTCGGAGTCAGGCTGAGGGCTGCGGGGTATACAGGAAAGGCCATAACCTTAACGGTACGGTATTCGGATTTTTATACTTTTACAAGGAATAAAAGCCTCAAGCATTGTATTAAATCCGGCTACGATATATATACCTGTGCCTGCAGTATCTTTGATAAGCTTCTGCCTCTTAAGAAACCAGTGCGGCTTTTGGGGGTCAGTATCAGCAGCCTTATAATTGACGGCAAACAGTTGTATCTTTTAAAAGACATAGATAAACAGCAAAAAATCACCTGCGTTATGGACAGCATAAATGACAAATACGGAGAATTCACATTAAAACCTTTGTCGTTATTGAAAATTGATTAA
- a CDS encoding radical SAM protein, with product MKYIERKSLLYKSAVEYADFCLNHVEGCSHGCKYPCYAYMMKKRCGVVKTYEEWCKPKIVSNALELLDKEIPKYKDKIKYVHLCFSTDPFMYGQEEICDLSSKIIDKLNINEIRCTVLTKGVYPVEIGRKNGHSKNNEYGITLVSLNEKFRKEYEPYSATYKERIKSLKYLHDKGFKTWISMEPYPTPNLIEQDLNKILKAISFVDKIVFGRLNYNVKSSEFKYTKEYYNELTKTVINFCKDNGISYHIKQGTQS from the coding sequence ATGAAATACATAGAAAGGAAATCATTGCTTTATAAAAGTGCTGTTGAATACGCTGATTTTTGTTTAAATCATGTTGAAGGGTGCAGTCATGGGTGTAAATATCCTTGCTATGCTTATATGATGAAAAAGAGGTGTGGAGTTGTCAAAACATATGAAGAGTGGTGTAAACCTAAAATAGTTTCTAATGCGTTAGAGCTTTTAGATAAAGAGATCCCAAAATATAAGGATAAAATTAAGTATGTTCATTTATGTTTTTCAACAGACCCTTTTATGTATGGGCAAGAAGAAATATGTGACTTAAGCTCAAAAATAATTGATAAATTGAATATTAATGAAATCAGATGTACTGTGCTTACAAAAGGCGTTTATCCTGTAGAAATTGGGAGAAAAAATGGACACAGCAAAAATAATGAATATGGCATCACCTTGGTTTCTTTAAATGAAAAATTTCGAAAAGAATATGAACCTTATTCTGCAACTTATAAGGAGAGAATAAAATCTCTCAAATATTTGCATGATAAAGGTTTTAAAACATGGATAAGCATGGAACCTTATCCTACCCCAAATTTAATAGAACAAGACTTGAATAAAATATTGAAAGCGATTTCATTTGTAGATAAAATTGTATTTGGGCGGTTGAATTATAATGTAAAGTCTTCTGAATTTAAATATACAAAAGAATATTATAATGAATTAACCAAAACCGTTATTAATTTTTGCAAAGATAATGGAATCAGTTATCATATAAAGCAAGGAACTCAATCCTAA
- the tcmP gene encoding three-Cys-motif partner protein TcmP: MTRVCKKDCKNKKDNGNCSYIGEDTLPVQCIGSWGEDKYYFLERYLNATCEARRKFADNDNAVFIDLFCGPGKCIIRYDKKEIDSGGLRAVKLEKVPFNEYIFSDIDTENIYSLKNRIKDRKGYIFKQGDSNETVKKIVLYLKEKDYRYHFAYIDPFAPSHLKFETLKELAQLKRMDMFIHFPIGAIKRNIDNWQDKSDTILDTFLGTSIWRNKVADAIKRGKQNIYHPVIDVFKEQLKSIGYPEKGLIFKESNNALPSVPVKNTRDVNLYVLILAAKNPLAQKIWDSVIKVDSKGQKEFNF; the protein is encoded by the coding sequence ATGACAAGAGTTTGTAAAAAGGACTGTAAAAATAAAAAAGATAATGGAAATTGTTCCTACATAGGTGAAGATACTTTGCCTGTGCAATGTATCGGTTCTTGGGGCGAAGATAAGTATTATTTTTTAGAGAGATATTTAAATGCTACTTGTGAAGCTCGAAGAAAGTTTGCTGATAATGACAATGCTGTTTTTATAGATTTATTTTGTGGTCCTGGGAAATGTATTATTAGATATGATAAAAAGGAAATTGATAGTGGAGGATTGAGAGCAGTAAAACTCGAAAAAGTGCCATTTAATGAATATATATTTTCTGATATTGATACAGAGAATATATATTCTTTAAAGAATAGAATAAAAGATAGAAAAGGATATATTTTTAAACAAGGTGATTCCAACGAAACAGTAAAAAAGATAGTTCTATATCTAAAGGAAAAAGATTACAGATATCATTTCGCTTATATAGATCCTTTTGCTCCCTCGCATTTAAAGTTTGAAACACTTAAAGAGTTGGCACAATTAAAACGAATGGATATGTTTATTCATTTTCCAATAGGTGCGATAAAGCGTAATATTGATAATTGGCAGGATAAATCTGATACAATTTTGGACACATTTTTAGGTACGTCTATATGGAGAAATAAAGTTGCTGATGCAATAAAACGAGGAAAACAAAATATATATCATCCTGTTATTGATGTTTTTAAGGAACAATTGAAATCCATTGGATATCCGGAAAAAGGTTTAATATTCAAAGAATCAAACAATGCTTTACCTTCTGTGCCTGTGAAAAATACACGAGATGTAAATTTGTATGTTTTAATTCTTGCAGCTAAGAATCCACTAGCACAAAAAATATGGGACAGTGTTATTAAAGTTGATTCAAAAGGCCAAAAGGAGTTCAATTTTTAA
- a CDS encoding FkbM family methyltransferase has product MRYINRAIKFIALVSIIFLLFILFHHNKRYIFIDAGAFEGNLSRKFTKTDLYKKYKWEIFAFEANPDTVRVLKKNLEDIPNLTVLNNAIGIKNGKILFYLAGIASSEFKNKDYHIEKEVNVESVDFGGWLKRNFRKKDYIIVAMDIEGSEYSVLDKMTDNGTISYIDSLYVEFHDFTKLGFTREDTDRLMKKLDLAKIKFYACDVEIITDRNLLPENAD; this is encoded by the coding sequence ATGAGATACATAAACAGAGCCATCAAATTTATTGCTTTAGTATCGATTATATTTTTACTTTTTATCTTGTTTCACCATAACAAAAGATATATTTTTATAGACGCCGGGGCCTTCGAAGGAAATCTATCGCGGAAATTCACTAAAACTGATCTTTACAAAAAATACAAATGGGAGATATTTGCTTTTGAAGCAAATCCGGACACGGTACGTGTCCTTAAAAAAAACCTCGAAGACATTCCGAATCTAACGGTCCTAAATAATGCTATAGGTATAAAAAATGGCAAAATACTTTTTTACCTAGCCGGTATAGCAAGCAGTGAATTTAAAAACAAAGATTATCATATTGAAAAAGAAGTTAACGTTGAATCAGTTGATTTTGGCGGTTGGTTAAAAAGGAATTTTAGAAAGAAAGATTATATTATTGTGGCAATGGATATTGAAGGGTCAGAGTATAGTGTATTAGACAAGATGACAGATAATGGCACAATTAGTTATATTGATTCGCTTTATGTTGAGTTTCATGATTTTACTAAATTGGGATTTACTAGAGAAGATACGGATAGATTAATGAAAAAACTAGATTTAGCAAAAATAAAATTCTATGCCTGTGATGTTGAAATTATTACTGACAGGAACCTTCTGCCAGAAAACGCTGATTAG
- the lexA gene encoding transcriptional repressor LexA, giving the protein MNNLTEKQKTILEFVSDFSAKHGFKPTFREIAGHFDVHVGAVQKHIKALVKKGHLTHTPKISRGLSVAQNSEPSFFKDIIAVPVLGRVAAGIPLEAVEDIEEYVHIDKVVVKGGKPFALKVKGDSMINAGINEGDIVVVRKQETAEHNDVVVAMIDNEATVKKLYRKNHETYLVPANPAYKPIRADNITILGKVVFLMRNI; this is encoded by the coding sequence ATGAATAATTTAACTGAAAAGCAGAAAACTATACTGGAGTTTGTTTCGGATTTCTCGGCTAAACATGGATTTAAACCTACGTTCAGGGAAATAGCCGGTCATTTTGATGTACATGTGGGCGCGGTGCAAAAACATATAAAGGCCCTGGTAAAAAAAGGACATTTGACACATACACCGAAAATATCAAGGGGGTTATCCGTTGCCCAAAACAGCGAGCCTTCATTTTTTAAAGACATTATTGCTGTCCCTGTGCTGGGCAGGGTTGCGGCAGGCATACCCCTGGAAGCGGTTGAAGATATAGAAGAATATGTGCACATAGATAAGGTCGTGGTCAAGGGCGGCAAGCCTTTTGCGCTTAAGGTCAAGGGCGACAGCATGATAAACGCAGGAATTAACGAAGGCGATATAGTAGTTGTCCGCAAGCAGGAGACAGCGGAGCATAATGATGTAGTTGTCGCCATGATAGATAACGAGGCAACCGTAAAGAAACTCTACCGGAAAAATCATGAAACATACCTTGTTCCCGCAAACCCCGCATACAAACCGATAAGAGCCGATAATATCACAATCCTTGGGAAAGTAGTGTTCTTGATGAGGAATATATAA
- a CDS encoding Tad domain-containing protein, whose product MYNKNNISTIKYKHQPGQALPFFLSMMVILILCWAMMINIAKLLKDRMMMQNAADNAALSMATNQARTINILMEVNAMIARLCYEGEPIAVPNVEEKYGPIGLGSLYPFTPMGVSAGSYGQCYINADPMFPQGIGRYVTSLGDNASKITGTLDVIEGINLCYHGIVPYSDGLQIKTQTEIIRSTIRLLAGNEVQIAIARLGPFNSWKVARRVAQYQEINSKGEPSGADDAYPIYPLPNPMELYFKRNTLTLKFYAAAHYFFSIPPNPLLPSGLHGHYVSPELIGTETKSWYYADQDTFYKKKLILIARKSGDSPSNSGYPIFGKWFGIEWPEIETIAAASYYNKGGPGFVLKTSFNGERIKENIDAYWEAKKDKNGWYAHLVPVGQTPILH is encoded by the coding sequence TTGTATAACAAAAATAATATATCAACTATAAAGTATAAACACCAACCTGGGCAAGCACTTCCTTTTTTCCTTTCCATGATGGTTATTCTTATACTTTGCTGGGCTATGATGATAAACATAGCGAAATTGCTAAAAGACAGGATGATGATGCAAAACGCAGCAGACAATGCAGCTCTTTCCATGGCAACTAATCAGGCAAGAACAATAAATATTCTAATGGAAGTAAACGCCATGATAGCCCGTCTCTGTTATGAAGGAGAACCTATTGCAGTCCCCAATGTTGAAGAAAAGTACGGGCCTATTGGTCTTGGTTCACTCTATCCATTTACACCTATGGGAGTAAGTGCAGGGTCGTACGGTCAATGCTACATTAATGCGGATCCAATGTTCCCACAAGGAATTGGAAGATATGTTACTTCGTTAGGAGACAATGCCTCAAAAATAACAGGAACTTTAGATGTGATTGAAGGTATAAATCTCTGTTACCATGGTATAGTGCCATATAGTGATGGACTACAGATAAAAACTCAGACTGAGATAATACGCAGTACTATCAGATTACTTGCCGGCAATGAAGTCCAGATAGCTATTGCCCGTCTTGGCCCGTTTAATTCGTGGAAAGTTGCTAGACGAGTCGCTCAATATCAGGAAATAAATTCTAAAGGAGAACCGTCAGGCGCTGATGACGCATATCCAATTTATCCACTTCCTAATCCGATGGAATTATATTTTAAGCGAAATACTTTAACATTAAAATTTTATGCAGCAGCGCATTATTTTTTTTCAATCCCTCCGAATCCATTGTTGCCATCAGGATTGCATGGTCACTATGTGTCTCCTGAGTTGATAGGAACAGAAACGAAATCATGGTATTATGCAGACCAGGACACCTTTTATAAGAAAAAACTTATTCTCATTGCAAGAAAAAGCGGGGATTCGCCCTCAAACAGCGGATACCCGATTTTCGGAAAATGGTTCGGTATCGAGTGGCCTGAAATAGAAACTATTGCAGCTGCTTCATATTATAACAAAGGCGGCCCTGGTTTTGTGCTTAAAACGTCATTTAACGGAGAAAGAATAAAAGAAAACATTGATGCATACTGGGAAGCTAAAAAGGACAAAAACGGTTGGTATGCTCATTTAGTTCCAGTAGGGCAAACTCCGATTTTGCATTAA
- a CDS encoding iron-containing alcohol dehydrogenase produces the protein MVMKSFNFTRTPQIYFGPGTVKELPGLVSEKGSRALLITGLGSLKKSGKLELIENSFKKNGINVFHFNVNSEPSPEMIDKAVLEYKHKSIEAVISIGGGSVIDAGKAVSAMLPVGGCVKDYLEGVGTKKHSGAKIYFIAVPTTAGTGAEATKNAVLSSIGKDGFKKSLRHDNFVPDRAVIDPELALNCPAKVRASCGMDAFSQLLESYVSPRASPVTDALALSGLRYIKENLVLACDYSSCSVDVMAGMAYASLVSGITLSNAGLGIIHSLSGIIGGYFNIPHGVICGSLLGPGTRINIQKLEENKDIASLKKHAEIGFMFSGKHPGDIEEGCCLLVNKIEELTKALDIPYLSDYGIRLADIDEIIDKAENRNNPVELDKNDIREILVSRIKK, from the coding sequence ATGGTAATGAAATCATTTAATTTCACTAGAACACCGCAAATATATTTTGGCCCCGGAACAGTCAAGGAGTTGCCCGGTCTTGTTTCGGAGAAAGGGTCCAGGGCATTGTTGATTACGGGGTTGGGCTCATTAAAAAAATCAGGGAAACTTGAATTAATAGAAAACTCTTTTAAGAAAAACGGTATAAACGTATTTCATTTTAATGTAAACTCGGAGCCGTCGCCTGAAATGATAGACAAAGCTGTCCTTGAGTATAAACACAAGAGCATAGAAGCCGTGATTTCCATTGGCGGGGGAAGCGTTATAGATGCAGGGAAGGCTGTTTCTGCGATGCTTCCTGTAGGCGGCTGCGTAAAAGATTATCTGGAAGGTGTTGGTACTAAAAAACACAGCGGCGCAAAAATCTATTTTATAGCTGTGCCTACTACTGCGGGGACAGGGGCAGAGGCTACCAAAAATGCGGTGCTAAGCAGTATAGGCAAAGACGGGTTTAAGAAATCTTTAAGGCACGATAATTTTGTGCCTGACCGTGCCGTAATTGACCCTGAACTGGCATTAAACTGCCCGGCAAAAGTACGTGCGTCATGCGGGATGGATGCTTTTTCCCAACTGCTTGAATCCTATGTGTCACCCAGGGCTTCACCCGTAACAGATGCTTTGGCGTTGAGCGGTTTAAGGTATATAAAAGAAAACCTTGTTTTGGCCTGTGATTACAGTTCCTGTTCGGTTGATGTTATGGCAGGTATGGCATATGCATCTCTTGTTTCTGGGATAACGCTCTCGAATGCGGGCTTGGGAATAATACATTCTTTGTCGGGCATAATCGGCGGGTATTTTAATATCCCTCATGGTGTCATCTGCGGGTCGCTTCTTGGGCCGGGGACCAGGATAAATATCCAAAAATTAGAAGAGAATAAGGATATCGCTTCATTGAAAAAGCATGCAGAGATAGGTTTTATGTTCTCTGGTAAACATCCCGGGGATATTGAGGAAGGCTGCTGTTTGTTAGTAAATAAAATTGAAGAATTGACAAAAGCGCTTGACATACCTTATTTGAGCGATTATGGAATAAGGCTTGCGGATATCGATGAAATCATAGATAAAGCAGAAAACCGCAATAATCCGGTAGAACTTGATAAAAATGACATCAGGGAAATCCTGGTTTCCCGCATTAAGAAATGA
- a CDS encoding helix-turn-helix domain-containing protein, which translates to MDKQKLIYQKNIQNNIGLKIQIARKEANIKQNKLSKMLNVSNVTVSRWESGGIKPAIETIRKISEITGKPISYFFGEKQVTEPQASYGAIKDIAKLEIAIEAMKKDLQECKDNFKIILKKLEKMQK; encoded by the coding sequence ATGGATAAACAAAAATTAATTTACCAAAAAAACATACAAAATAATATTGGCTTAAAAATCCAGATCGCAAGAAAAGAGGCAAATATTAAGCAAAATAAACTTTCTAAAATGCTTAATGTTTCCAATGTAACAGTATCAAGATGGGAGTCAGGCGGCATAAAACCTGCTATAGAGACAATAAGGAAAATATCCGAAATTACGGGTAAGCCAATTTCATATTTCTTTGGCGAGAAACAAGTTACAGAACCGCAAGCCAGTTACGGAGCTATAAAGGACATAGCCAAATTAGAGATAGCCATAGAAGCTATGAAAAAAGATTTACAGGAATGTAAAGATAACTTTAAAATAATCTTGAAAAAACTTGAAAAAATGCAGAAATAG